The Micromonospora sp. M71_S20 genome has a window encoding:
- a CDS encoding nucleoside triphosphate pyrophosphatase, translated as MPPRLVLASASPARRKILQAAGIEPDVLVSGVDESLVVTERAEELCLELARMKAQAVLTRLRPADDQRTLVIGCDSVLAFDGEILGKPDDAADATRRWERMRGRSGVLHSGHCLIDVEAGRRAEAVASTVVHFADVGDDEIATYVGTGEPLAVAGAFTIDGLGGPFVERIEGDPSTVIGLSLPMLRRLLAELDLRITDLWTKVAPGNQTVEPLG; from the coding sequence ATGCCGCCCCGCCTCGTGCTCGCCTCGGCGAGTCCTGCCCGCCGCAAGATTCTCCAGGCCGCCGGGATCGAACCGGACGTACTGGTCAGTGGCGTCGACGAGTCCCTCGTGGTCACGGAGCGGGCCGAGGAGCTCTGCCTGGAACTGGCCCGGATGAAGGCGCAGGCGGTACTCACCCGGCTGCGGCCGGCCGACGACCAGCGGACGTTGGTGATCGGGTGCGACTCGGTGCTGGCCTTCGACGGGGAGATCCTCGGCAAGCCGGACGACGCGGCCGACGCCACCCGGCGCTGGGAGCGGATGCGCGGGCGCAGCGGCGTGCTGCACAGCGGGCACTGCCTGATCGACGTCGAGGCGGGGCGGCGGGCCGAGGCGGTCGCCTCCACCGTCGTGCACTTCGCCGACGTCGGCGACGACGAGATCGCCACGTACGTGGGTACGGGCGAGCCGCTGGCCGTGGCGGGTGCCTTCACGATCGACGGGCTGGGTGGGCCGTTCGTGGAGCGGATCGAAGGTGATCCGAGCACGGTCATCGGGCTCTCCCTGCCGATGCTGCGCCGCCTCCTCGCCGAACTGGACCTGCGGATCACCGATCTGTGGACGAAGGTCGCGCCCGGCAACCAGACGGTCGAGCCGCTCGGCTAG
- a CDS encoding sugar MFS transporter, which translates to MPRLTRDRLTWLTYAQLGLWGFFLYGFGPVVPLLRDEQGTSAAVAGLHSTGIAVGALAGGALFAPLARRLGRGRAIWIGLAGVAAGVAALGLVRALPATITAVAVIATFGMLVISGVSVVLTDRHGAGAPAALTEANAVCAGAGILAPLVIGASVDAGWGWRPAMAVEVGLIALVALAAVTFRVRLPRPAPAAAAPGGPPTAPAPGSSASGSLAPGSAAPGSLASGSSAPGSLASGSAASGSGALASSAPGDVASVAGAHGAGRRLPAAYWIAWVLMAVTGSIEVCLSLWTADVLRSHAGMAAGGASAAVAAIVCGMFLGRVVGGRFALRYRPVPLLLAALGVSLAGFALFWIASVGWLAVTGLVVLGLGNALHYPLAISIALAVAGPAADRAAGYASYSMGVGFGIAPVALGWVADGVGPHLAFLLLPAFIAAAALLAARLGRALRPAGEPAPTTPATTNA; encoded by the coding sequence TGTGGGGCTTCTTCCTCTACGGCTTCGGGCCGGTCGTGCCACTGCTCCGCGACGAACAGGGCACCTCGGCCGCCGTCGCCGGCCTGCACAGCACCGGCATCGCCGTCGGCGCGCTGGCCGGCGGGGCGCTCTTCGCACCCCTGGCCCGCCGCCTCGGCCGTGGCCGGGCCATCTGGATCGGGCTGGCGGGCGTGGCGGCCGGCGTCGCCGCCCTGGGCCTCGTCCGCGCCCTGCCCGCCACGATCACCGCCGTCGCCGTGATCGCCACCTTCGGCATGCTGGTGATCAGCGGCGTGTCCGTGGTGCTCACCGACCGGCACGGCGCCGGCGCTCCGGCGGCGCTGACCGAGGCCAACGCCGTCTGCGCCGGCGCCGGCATCCTCGCCCCGCTGGTCATCGGCGCCAGCGTGGACGCCGGGTGGGGCTGGCGACCGGCGATGGCCGTCGAGGTCGGCCTGATCGCCCTGGTCGCGCTCGCCGCCGTGACCTTCCGTGTACGCCTGCCGCGACCCGCCCCCGCTGCCGCGGCTCCCGGCGGTCCTCCCACCGCCCCGGCTCCCGGCTCCTCGGCCTCCGGCTCCTTGGCTCCCGGTTCCGCGGCTCCCGGCTCTCTGGCCTCCGGCTCCTCGGCTCCCGGCTCTTTGGCCTCCGGTTCCGCGGCTTCCGGTTCCGGGGCTCTCGCCTCCTCGGCTCCGGGCGATGTCGCCTCGGTGGCCGGCGCCCACGGGGCCGGCCGACGCCTGCCGGCGGCGTACTGGATCGCCTGGGTCCTGATGGCGGTCACCGGCTCGATCGAGGTCTGCCTGTCGCTCTGGACGGCCGACGTGCTCCGCTCGCACGCCGGGATGGCGGCCGGCGGCGCCTCGGCCGCCGTCGCCGCGATCGTCTGCGGCATGTTCCTGGGGCGGGTCGTCGGGGGCCGGTTTGCCCTGCGGTACCGGCCCGTGCCGCTGCTGCTGGCCGCGTTGGGCGTGTCGCTGGCCGGGTTCGCGCTGTTCTGGATCGCGTCCGTCGGCTGGCTCGCCGTCACCGGCCTGGTCGTCCTCGGCCTCGGCAACGCCCTGCACTATCCGCTGGCGATCTCGATCGCGCTCGCCGTCGCCGGGCCGGCCGCGGACCGGGCGGCCGGCTACGCGTCGTACTCGATGGGGGTGGGCTTCGGGATCGCGCCGGTCGCGCTCGGCTGGGTGGCCGACGGCGTCGGACCGCACCTGGCCTTCCTGCTGCTGCCCGCCTTCATCGCGGCGGCTGCGCTGCTCGCCGCCCGCCTGGGCCGCGCCCTGCGCCCGGCCGGCGAACCCGCCCCCACCACCCCCGCGACGACGAACGCCTAG
- the mycP gene encoding type VII secretion-associated serine protease mycosin, producing the protein MPSTTSHAWSNRSAASPQGVDRIRGDQWHLNFLRVAEAHRIAQGEGITVAVPDTGVHPHPDLARNLRRGTDIVAGGSGDGQQDRNSHGTGMAGLIAAHGHTGKQGALGIAPRAKILPIRVKINDQGGTSNHLADAINYAITQNVEVISISAAGAADSRLYTAIEAAIRADIVVVAAAGNKPFSQHVGFPASYPGAIAVGGVDRLGQRTSVSVAGPEIDVVAPAVDIFSTSIDGKYRKGTGTSGATAIVAGAAALIRSKYPYLPASEVAHRLTATAIDKGPPGRDDEYGHGVIDLVAALTADVPPLGFGSATASAPTQTTSTTTAVAEPAGDGNGGATTRGLVTLGVIVAAGGAWTFIARRRRRGDDPPPRISR; encoded by the coding sequence CTGCCCTCAACTACCTCGCATGCTTGGTCTAACCGTAGCGCCGCAAGTCCGCAGGGCGTTGACCGGATCCGGGGAGACCAGTGGCACCTGAACTTTCTCAGGGTCGCCGAAGCGCACAGGATCGCTCAAGGCGAAGGCATAACGGTTGCGGTGCCAGACACCGGCGTTCATCCACATCCCGATCTTGCGCGTAATCTGCGCCGAGGCACAGATATTGTTGCTGGGGGTAGTGGCGACGGTCAACAAGATCGAAACAGCCACGGAACCGGCATGGCAGGTCTGATCGCCGCCCACGGGCATACCGGCAAACAAGGCGCCCTTGGCATTGCACCAAGGGCGAAGATCCTTCCCATACGGGTAAAAATTAACGACCAAGGGGGCACCAGTAACCACTTGGCAGATGCGATCAACTACGCTATCACGCAAAATGTAGAAGTAATCAGCATTTCAGCAGCAGGAGCAGCAGATAGCCGTTTATATACGGCAATCGAGGCCGCGATTCGCGCAGACATTGTTGTTGTCGCCGCAGCAGGCAATAAGCCCTTCAGCCAACACGTCGGATTCCCTGCCTCCTACCCTGGCGCAATTGCCGTAGGTGGGGTTGATCGGCTCGGCCAGCGAACCTCAGTGTCAGTCGCCGGACCGGAGATCGACGTGGTCGCTCCGGCAGTCGACATCTTCAGCACTAGCATCGACGGCAAGTACCGCAAGGGCACCGGAACTTCCGGGGCCACTGCCATCGTCGCTGGGGCGGCAGCGTTAATTCGGTCCAAGTACCCGTACCTGCCTGCCTCCGAGGTGGCGCACAGGCTCACCGCCACTGCGATCGACAAGGGCCCTCCGGGACGGGACGACGAGTACGGCCACGGGGTCATCGACCTGGTGGCGGCGTTGACGGCTGACGTACCGCCGCTGGGCTTTGGTTCGGCGACGGCGAGCGCGCCTACCCAGACCACCTCGACCACGACGGCGGTAGCGGAGCCGGCGGGCGACGGGAACGGCGGGGCGACGACCCGCGGCCTGGTCACCCTCGGCGTGATCGTGGCCGCCGGCGGCGCGTGGACGTTCATCGCCCGTCGGCGTCGTCGTGGTGATGACCCGCCGCCCCGCATCAGTCGCTGA
- a CDS encoding O-methyltransferase, which produces MTTKSIPLTSELHAYLVGHGAPPDEIMRDLAEETRAVLPNDAQMQVAPEQAAFLTFLTRLLGVRQAVEVGTFTGLSSLAIARGLPEGGRLTCFDISEEFTGIARRYWARAGVDDRIELRIGPAGDTLRELPHERHLDFAFIDADKTGYPIYWAELVPRMRPGGVIAVDNVLRGGRVIAPQNADDRAIAAFNDEVLADVRVDAVMLPIADGLTLARVH; this is translated from the coding sequence ATGACCACCAAGTCGATCCCGCTCACGTCGGAGCTGCACGCGTACCTGGTCGGGCACGGTGCGCCGCCGGACGAGATCATGCGGGACCTGGCCGAGGAGACCCGTGCGGTCCTGCCGAACGACGCGCAGATGCAGGTCGCACCGGAGCAGGCCGCCTTCCTGACCTTCCTCACCCGGTTGCTCGGGGTACGGCAGGCCGTCGAGGTGGGCACGTTCACCGGCCTCTCGTCGCTGGCGATCGCCCGGGGCCTGCCCGAGGGCGGGCGGCTGACCTGCTTCGACATCTCTGAGGAGTTCACCGGCATCGCCCGGCGGTACTGGGCCCGCGCCGGTGTGGACGACCGGATCGAACTGCGGATCGGCCCGGCCGGCGACACGCTGCGCGAGCTGCCCCACGAGCGCCACCTGGACTTCGCGTTCATCGACGCCGACAAGACCGGTTACCCGATCTACTGGGCGGAGCTGGTGCCTCGGATGCGTCCCGGCGGGGTGATCGCGGTCGACAACGTGCTGCGCGGCGGTCGGGTGATCGCCCCGCAGAACGCCGACGACCGGGCCATCGCGGCGTTCAACGACGAGGTGCTCGCTGACGTCCGGGTGGACGCGGTGATGCTCCCGATCGCCGACGGCCTCACCCTGGCCCGAGTGCACTGA